The Streptomyces sp. NBC_01244 genome contains a region encoding:
- a CDS encoding M56 family metallopeptidase, whose product MMVPAVLLLLGALTAVFAPRLLARARWPEREPVVALWTWQCVVGAVLLCLALSMLLSAAAAWHAVRGGLFAPAPHGVVDAYALDASGGLWAAGTAVVLAGGGLWTGAMLAREILRARARRRTQGAELLLRAPLLPGEQASEARLVVLEGQRPDSWWLPGPAPRLVVTTAALGRLKGSQLDAVLAHEQGHAAARHDWLLHCSRALSGGFPQVPVFAAFEAQMHRLVELAADDVASRRYGRLTTALALIGLNEDRGVFGPSPAPDAHVPERVRRLLAAAPRLSAVRRMRLTALATLAPAVPLLVAFGPGLGALA is encoded by the coding sequence ATGATGGTCCCCGCCGTTCTCCTGCTGCTCGGCGCCCTGACCGCGGTGTTCGCGCCCCGCCTGCTGGCCCGGGCCCGATGGCCCGAGCGTGAACCCGTCGTGGCCCTGTGGACCTGGCAGTGCGTGGTGGGCGCCGTACTCCTGTGCCTCGCGCTGTCGATGCTGCTGAGCGCGGCCGCCGCCTGGCACGCCGTACGGGGCGGGCTGTTCGCCCCGGCTCCGCACGGCGTGGTCGACGCCTACGCGCTGGACGCCTCGGGCGGGCTCTGGGCCGCCGGCACCGCCGTCGTACTGGCCGGCGGTGGGCTCTGGACCGGCGCGATGCTGGCCCGGGAGATCCTGCGGGCCCGCGCCCGGCGCCGCACGCAGGGCGCCGAACTGCTGCTGCGGGCGCCTCTGTTGCCCGGGGAACAGGCCTCGGAGGCGCGGCTCGTGGTCCTGGAGGGGCAGCGGCCGGACAGCTGGTGGCTGCCTGGTCCTGCCCCGCGGCTGGTGGTCACGACGGCGGCGCTGGGCCGGCTCAAGGGGAGCCAGCTGGACGCCGTACTGGCCCACGAGCAGGGGCACGCGGCGGCCCGGCACGACTGGCTGCTGCACTGCTCGCGGGCCCTGTCCGGGGGGTTCCCGCAGGTCCCCGTCTTCGCCGCGTTCGAGGCGCAGATGCACCGGCTGGTGGAGCTGGCGGCCGACGACGTGGCCTCGCGGCGGTACGGGCGCCTGACCACCGCCCTGGCCCTGATCGGCCTGAACGAGGACCGCGGGGTCTTCGGCCCGTCCCCCGCGCCGGACGCGCACGTCCCCGAACGGGTCCGGCGGCTGCTCGCGGCCGCGCCCCGGCTGTCGGCCGTGCGCCGGATGCGGCTGACGGCCCTGGCGACGCTGGCTCCGGCGGTTCCGCTGCTGGTCGCGTTCGGACCGGGGCTGGGCGCGCTCGCCTGA
- a CDS encoding phosphatase PAP2 family protein yields the protein MRNAHVRLPTPLACALIAAAIASIVLTVLVATGWAPLLSFDGRIARTLHSYAVSHPGVTRLVRVLSDWVWDPWTMRALASAACLWLWWRGSGRCALRIALATLAASAVSQGLKVWVGRERPVWPDPVASADYAAYPSGHALTATVVCGLLVWLVACRSAGPHARPYARPFTRSVPALALLLASVSVLGVGFTRIYLGVHWFSDVLAGWLLGAVLVALTVAVSVSDGACSGRSPVSPRAGGPAR from the coding sequence ATGCGGAACGCCCACGTACGGTTGCCGACCCCACTGGCGTGCGCACTGATCGCCGCGGCGATCGCGTCGATCGTACTGACGGTCCTGGTGGCCACCGGCTGGGCTCCGCTGCTGTCCTTCGACGGCCGCATCGCGCGGACCCTGCACTCCTACGCCGTGTCCCACCCCGGGGTCACCCGGCTGGTGAGGGTGCTCAGCGACTGGGTCTGGGACCCGTGGACCATGCGGGCCCTGGCGAGTGCGGCCTGCCTGTGGCTGTGGTGGCGGGGCAGCGGCCGGTGCGCGCTGCGGATCGCCCTGGCCACCCTCGCGGCCTCGGCGGTGAGCCAGGGGCTGAAGGTCTGGGTGGGGCGGGAGCGGCCGGTATGGCCGGATCCGGTCGCCTCCGCGGACTACGCCGCCTACCCGTCGGGACACGCCCTGACGGCGACGGTGGTCTGCGGTCTGCTGGTGTGGCTGGTCGCGTGCCGGTCAGCGGGGCCGCACGCGCGCCCGTACGCCCGCCCGTTCACCCGGTCCGTCCCGGCCCTGGCACTGCTCCTGGCCTCGGTCTCGGTCCTCGGGGTCGGCTTCACCCGGATCTACCTCGGCGTCCACTGGTTCTCGGACGTCCTGGCGGGCTGGCTGCTGGGCGCCGTGCTCGTGGCGCTCACAGTGGCGGTCTCGGTCTCGGACGGTGCCTGCTCTGGGCGATCCCCCGTGTCGCCCAGAGCAGGCGGTCCGGCACGCTGA
- a CDS encoding TetR/AcrR family transcriptional regulator: MSPRSASVNEELRRRSRERLLQATVELVAERGYEATTLGDIADRAGAARGLVSYYFPGKRQLLQSAVHRLMHLTLEAALEREPRTQDGRERLARAIDAVLGLARDQPRLMRTHMAGILQAEGFVQCVEQQRLAELLRDTVVRYGSAEVDTDYPLLRALLMGAVVAVLLPGAPMPASRLRAELFQRYGLDWESGVPPDGGPPGGTFPSPR, encoded by the coding sequence ATGTCCCCGCGCAGCGCATCGGTCAATGAAGAATTGCGCAGGCGTTCCCGGGAGCGGCTGCTGCAGGCCACGGTCGAGCTGGTCGCGGAGCGCGGCTACGAGGCCACCACCCTCGGCGACATCGCCGACCGGGCCGGAGCCGCCCGCGGCCTGGTGTCCTACTACTTCCCGGGCAAGCGCCAGCTCCTGCAGTCCGCCGTGCACCGGCTGATGCACCTCACCCTGGAAGCGGCGCTGGAGCGGGAGCCCCGTACACAGGACGGCCGGGAGCGCCTGGCCCGGGCCATCGACGCGGTCCTCGGGCTGGCCCGGGACCAGCCCCGGCTGATGCGGACCCACATGGCGGGGATCCTGCAGGCGGAGGGGTTCGTGCAGTGCGTCGAGCAGCAGCGGCTCGCGGAGCTGCTGCGGGACACCGTCGTACGGTACGGATCGGCGGAGGTGGACACCGACTACCCGCTGCTGCGGGCGCTGTTGATGGGTGCGGTGGTGGCGGTGCTGCTGCCGGGCGCGCCGATGCCGGCGTCCCGGCTGCGGGCCGAGCTGTTCCAGCGGTACGGGCTGGACTGGGAGTCGGGTGTCCCGCCGGACGGAGGACCGCCCGGCGGAACGTTCCCCTCGCCCCGTTAG
- a CDS encoding LVIVD repeat-containing protein has product MHTSRRRGSLGVAAAAAGLLTTLLAAGPAAATPDPGDLLPGGGASQSAATAAGAGRDLAPGEIPGQDEIVHSRNIKPLANIPSSDPTGINSDMAFQGKYAYAGSYNGFTIYDIGNPKAPKKVTEVLCPGGQNDISVDGDLLFLSTDSSRSDDSCNSVSQPATEKSSWEGIKIFDIKDKKNPKYIKSVETPCGSHTHTLVPGGRDAYLYVSSYNPSDAFPDCKPPHDGISVVKVPKKSPTRAAVVAFPILFPDGGNPGGPTNPGVSKTTGCHDITVLPSKDLAAGACMGDGILFDISKPEEPRVIDRVQDNVNFAFWHSATFNERANKVVFTDELGGGGGATCNEATGPTRGADGIYEITGRGDQRKLVFKSYFKIPRMQADTENCVAHNGSLIPVGGGRDIMVQAWYQGGISVWEFTDSTSPKEIAYFERGPLTTDKLGLGGSWSAYYYNGHIYSNDIVKGLDVLRLDDWRTDSAKWVWLGRLNVQTQPEYH; this is encoded by the coding sequence ATGCACACCAGCAGACGGCGCGGATCCCTGGGAGTGGCCGCAGCGGCGGCCGGACTCCTCACCACGTTGCTGGCGGCCGGACCCGCGGCCGCCACCCCCGACCCGGGAGACCTGCTCCCGGGCGGGGGCGCGTCGCAGAGCGCCGCCACCGCGGCCGGCGCGGGCCGGGACTTGGCGCCCGGCGAGATACCGGGGCAGGACGAGATCGTCCACAGCAGGAACATCAAACCCCTGGCCAACATCCCCAGTTCCGACCCGACCGGAATCAACTCCGACATGGCGTTCCAGGGCAAGTACGCCTACGCGGGCAGCTACAACGGCTTCACGATCTACGACATCGGCAACCCCAAGGCGCCGAAGAAGGTCACCGAAGTGCTGTGCCCCGGCGGGCAGAACGACATCTCGGTCGACGGGGACCTGCTCTTCCTGTCCACCGACTCCTCGCGCAGCGACGACTCCTGCAACAGCGTCTCGCAGCCCGCCACGGAGAAGTCCTCCTGGGAGGGCATCAAGATCTTCGACATCAAGGACAAGAAGAACCCCAAGTACATCAAGTCCGTCGAGACCCCGTGCGGTTCCCACACCCACACGCTGGTGCCGGGCGGCCGGGACGCTTACCTCTACGTCTCCTCGTACAACCCGAGCGACGCGTTCCCCGACTGCAAGCCGCCGCACGACGGCATCTCGGTCGTGAAGGTCCCCAAGAAGAGCCCGACGCGGGCCGCGGTCGTGGCCTTCCCGATCCTCTTCCCGGACGGCGGCAACCCGGGCGGGCCCACCAACCCGGGCGTCTCCAAGACCACGGGCTGCCACGACATCACCGTGCTGCCCTCCAAGGACCTCGCCGCGGGCGCCTGCATGGGCGACGGCATCCTCTTCGACATCAGCAAGCCCGAGGAACCGCGCGTCATCGACCGGGTCCAGGACAACGTGAACTTCGCGTTCTGGCACTCGGCCACCTTCAACGAGCGGGCGAACAAGGTGGTGTTCACCGACGAGCTGGGCGGCGGTGGCGGCGCCACCTGCAACGAGGCCACCGGCCCCACCCGGGGAGCCGACGGCATCTACGAGATCACCGGCCGCGGCGACCAGCGCAAGCTCGTCTTCAAGAGCTACTTCAAGATCCCGCGCATGCAGGCCGACACCGAGAACTGCGTGGCCCACAACGGCTCGCTGATCCCGGTCGGCGGCGGCCGTGACATCATGGTCCAGGCCTGGTACCAAGGCGGCATCTCCGTCTGGGAGTTCACCGATTCCACCAGCCCGAAGGAAATCGCCTACTTCGAGCGGGGCCCGCTGACCACCGACAAGCTCGGCCTCGGCGGCTCCTGGTCCGCCTACTACTACAACGGGCACATCTACTCGAACGACATCGTCAAGGGCCTCGACGTGCTGCGGCTCGACGACTGGCGCACCGACAGCGCCAAGTGGGTGTGGCTGGGCCGGCTCAACGTGCAGACCCAGCCCGAATACCACTAA
- a CDS encoding DUF305 domain-containing protein, producing the protein MDMAKVSLGRIVGAALAVGLLLPLTGCRDGGGTDGAADGKPMVIAPGKPGEKARTISPEQAAKELPDDTPNAADRAYVRNMIEHHGQALTMSALAPDRAAADGVKRLAGRIAAAQKPEIGAMEGWAARNPAPTAAPGGHDHAAMPGMATARQLEELTAARGADFDRLFLALMTAHHEGALKMAGEVLAAGNNAAVEEMANEVAATQSAEVHRMRAMG; encoded by the coding sequence ATGGACATGGCGAAAGTCTCACTCGGGCGAATCGTCGGAGCGGCCCTGGCCGTTGGGCTGCTGCTCCCCCTCACCGGCTGCCGGGACGGCGGCGGGACGGACGGCGCGGCGGACGGCAAGCCGATGGTGATCGCCCCCGGCAAACCCGGCGAGAAGGCACGCACCATCTCCCCCGAACAGGCCGCGAAGGAACTGCCCGACGACACCCCCAACGCGGCGGACCGAGCGTACGTGCGGAACATGATCGAACACCACGGTCAGGCACTGACCATGAGCGCACTCGCTCCGGACCGGGCCGCGGCCGACGGGGTCAAGCGGCTCGCCGGACGGATCGCGGCCGCGCAGAAGCCCGAGATCGGCGCGATGGAGGGATGGGCGGCCCGCAACCCGGCGCCCACCGCCGCCCCGGGGGGCCACGACCACGCGGCGATGCCCGGCATGGCCACCGCGCGGCAGCTCGAGGAGCTCACCGCGGCCCGGGGTGCGGACTTCGACCGGCTCTTCCTCGCCCTGATGACCGCCCACCACGAGGGCGCCCTGAAGATGGCGGGCGAGGTCCTGGCCGCGGGCAACAACGCCGCCGTGGAGGAGATGGCCAACGAGGTGGCGGCCACCCAGAGCGCCGAGGTCCACCGGATGCGCGCGATGGGCTGA
- a CDS encoding FAD-dependent oxidoreductase — MLRIAVVGSGPSGVYAAQTLVQQREVPGIRVDVLDRLPAPYGLVRYGVAPDHEKIKSLQGSLRTVLEDERIRFLGNVEVGGDALPTARLLELYHAVVYCVGAARDRMLGIPGEELVGVHSATAFVAWYSGHPDAAAEAFGLPGVESAIVVGAGNVAVDVTRILARGVPELAPTDMPQPALGALGASGVRAVHMVARRGPSQGKFTTKELRELGTLPGVDVRADPLELALDPAYADPGAALPAVNRRNVEVLRGWVADPASGGDRRIALRFFLRPVEVLGGPDGRVTGMRFERTAPDGGGGVTGTGVYEDVPAQLVLRSVGYQGVPLGGLPFDERRGTVPHAAGRVLREGRASVGEYVAGWIKRGPTGVIGTNRPCAKETASSLLQDAGALARRERERDPLEVMLLAGLRPVRWPGWLAIETAEAELGRSLGRRSVKIPDWAGLLAAAGGTD; from the coding sequence GTGCTTCGTATCGCCGTCGTCGGATCGGGCCCCAGCGGGGTCTACGCCGCACAGACACTCGTACAGCAGCGCGAGGTGCCGGGGATCCGGGTCGACGTGCTCGACCGGCTGCCGGCTCCGTACGGGCTCGTGCGCTACGGGGTGGCCCCCGACCACGAGAAGATCAAGTCCCTGCAGGGCAGCCTGCGCACCGTGCTGGAGGACGAGCGGATCCGCTTCCTCGGCAACGTCGAGGTCGGCGGGGACGCCCTGCCCACCGCCAGGCTCCTGGAGCTGTACCACGCGGTGGTGTACTGCGTCGGCGCGGCCCGGGACCGGATGCTCGGCATCCCCGGCGAGGAGCTCGTCGGGGTGCATTCCGCCACGGCCTTCGTGGCCTGGTACAGCGGCCATCCGGATGCCGCGGCCGAGGCCTTCGGGCTGCCCGGGGTGGAGTCGGCGATCGTGGTCGGCGCCGGGAACGTGGCGGTCGACGTGACGCGGATCCTGGCCCGGGGGGTGCCGGAACTGGCCCCGACCGACATGCCGCAGCCGGCCCTGGGCGCGCTCGGCGCCAGCGGGGTGCGCGCGGTCCACATGGTGGCCCGGCGCGGGCCCTCGCAGGGCAAGTTCACCACCAAGGAGCTGCGCGAACTGGGCACGCTGCCGGGCGTGGACGTACGGGCCGACCCGCTGGAGCTGGCCCTCGACCCGGCGTACGCGGACCCGGGCGCGGCCCTGCCCGCGGTGAACCGGCGCAACGTGGAGGTGCTGCGCGGCTGGGTGGCGGATCCGGCGAGCGGCGGGGACCGGCGGATCGCGCTGCGGTTCTTCCTGCGCCCGGTGGAGGTGCTCGGCGGCCCGGACGGCCGGGTCACCGGGATGCGGTTCGAGCGGACGGCTCCCGACGGCGGGGGCGGGGTCACCGGCACGGGGGTCTACGAGGACGTCCCGGCGCAGTTGGTCCTGCGCTCGGTGGGGTACCAGGGCGTCCCGCTGGGCGGGCTGCCCTTCGACGAGCGGCGCGGTACGGTCCCGCACGCGGCGGGCCGGGTGCTCCGGGAGGGCCGCGCCTCCGTGGGCGAGTACGTGGCGGGCTGGATCAAGCGCGGCCCGACCGGGGTCATCGGCACCAACCGGCCCTGCGCGAAGGAGACGGCCTCCTCCCTGCTCCAGGACGCGGGGGCGCTGGCCCGGCGCGAACGGGAGCGGGACCCGCTGGAGGTGATGCTCCTGGCCGGGCTGCGACCGGTCCGGTGGCCGGGGTGGCTGGCCATCGAGACGGCCGAGGCGGAACTCGGGCGGTCCCTGGGCCGGCGCTCCGTCAAGATCCCGGACTGGGCGGGCCTGCTGGCCGCGGCCGGCGGCACGGACTGA
- a CDS encoding ArsR/SmtB family transcription factor → MTERDAARVLAHPEAAEIRLEGVLHALSDPVRLSIVRDLAATDAELVCSHFELPVTKSTTTHHFRVLRESGVVRQSYRGTAKLNGLRRAELAELFPGLLDGVLAAAAAEETRDRG, encoded by the coding sequence ATGACGGAACGTGACGCGGCCCGTGTCCTCGCCCACCCCGAGGCCGCCGAGATCCGGCTCGAAGGGGTCCTGCACGCCCTCTCCGACCCGGTCCGGCTCTCCATCGTCCGCGACCTCGCGGCCACGGACGCCGAGCTGGTCTGCTCGCACTTCGAGCTCCCGGTCACCAAGTCCACGACCACGCACCACTTCCGGGTCCTGCGCGAGAGCGGTGTCGTGCGCCAGTCCTACCGCGGCACGGCCAAGCTGAACGGACTGCGCCGCGCCGAGCTGGCGGAGCTGTTCCCCGGGCTGCTCGACGGCGTCCTCGCGGCGGCCGCCGCGGAGGAGACGCGCGACCGGGGCTGA
- a CDS encoding NADH:flavin oxidoreductase/NADH oxidase: MSAAPVSFAALFQPWTIRSITVPNRVWMAAMCQYSAEPSGPDAGVAHDWHFAHYAARATGGTGLIMQEATAVAPEGRISPYDLGIWNDTQVEALRRITSFVKGRGAVSGIQLAHAGRKASTDRTWKGGGPVGPEAHGWRPSAPSPVPFSADHQVPHELTVREIRDVVEQFAAAARRALAAGYQVVEIHGAHGYLIGEFLSPHSNKRTDEYGGSFENRTRLALEVVDAVRAVWPEELPLFFRISATDWLEEDGWTADETVRLAGLLEEHGVDLLDVSTGGLAPGVTIPVGPGYQVPFAARVKAETTLPVAAVGLITEPEQAEKILANGEADAVLLGRELLRDPFWARRAAAALGAQVRTPEQYHRSW, translated from the coding sequence ATGAGTGCTGCTCCCGTTTCCTTCGCCGCCCTGTTCCAGCCGTGGACCATCCGCTCGATCACCGTCCCGAACCGGGTGTGGATGGCCGCGATGTGCCAGTACAGCGCCGAGCCCTCCGGTCCGGACGCCGGGGTCGCCCACGACTGGCACTTCGCGCACTACGCGGCCCGTGCCACCGGCGGCACCGGCCTGATCATGCAGGAGGCCACGGCCGTCGCGCCCGAGGGGCGGATCTCGCCGTACGACCTCGGGATCTGGAACGACACGCAGGTCGAGGCGCTGCGCCGGATCACCTCCTTCGTGAAGGGCCGGGGCGCGGTCTCCGGCATCCAGCTCGCCCATGCCGGCCGCAAGGCCTCCACCGACCGCACCTGGAAGGGCGGTGGCCCCGTCGGCCCCGAGGCGCACGGCTGGCGGCCCAGCGCCCCGAGCCCCGTGCCGTTCTCCGCGGACCACCAGGTCCCGCACGAGCTGACGGTCCGGGAGATCCGGGACGTCGTGGAGCAGTTCGCGGCCGCCGCCCGGCGCGCGCTCGCCGCCGGCTACCAGGTCGTCGAGATCCACGGCGCCCACGGCTACCTGATCGGCGAGTTCCTCTCCCCGCACAGCAACAAGCGCACCGACGAGTACGGCGGCTCCTTCGAGAACCGCACCCGCCTCGCCCTCGAAGTCGTCGACGCCGTACGGGCGGTGTGGCCCGAGGAGCTGCCGCTGTTCTTCCGGATCTCCGCCACCGACTGGCTGGAGGAGGACGGCTGGACCGCGGACGAGACCGTCCGGCTGGCCGGCCTGCTCGAGGAGCACGGCGTGGACCTCCTGGACGTCTCCACCGGAGGCCTCGCCCCCGGCGTGACGATCCCGGTCGGCCCCGGCTATCAGGTGCCCTTCGCGGCCCGGGTCAAGGCCGAGACCACCCTCCCGGTCGCCGCCGTGGGCCTGATCACCGAACCGGAGCAGGCCGAGAAGATCCTGGCCAACGGAGAGGCCGACGCCGTCCTGCTGGGCCGCGAACTGCTGCGCGACCCGTTCTGGGCCCGCCGCGCGGCCGCCGCGCTCGGCGCGCAGGTCCGTACGCCCGAGCAGTACCACCGTTCCTGGTGA
- a CDS encoding WD40/YVTN/BNR-like repeat-containing protein, with product MTDVVLLAGTRKGLFIGRRDSGGTWEFDEPHFNAQAVSAVAIDRRRGAPRLLVAGDSTHWGPSVFSSDDLGATWREPAAAAVKFPEDTGASLERVWQLHPAGPEAPGVVYAGTEPAALFRSADHGESFELVRPLWEHPTRDKWVPGGGGEGLHTVITDPGDPDLVTVAVSTAGVFRTTDGGASWAPSNHGVSAVFLPDPDPEFGQCVHKIAQDAGDTGRLYLQNHWGVYRSDDAGARWTDIGDGLPSDFGFAVAAHPHRPGTAYVFPLNADIDRVPAEHRCRVFRTRDAGTTWEPLTKGLPAGDHYGTVLRDALCTDDADPAGIYFGNRNGELYASQDDGDSWQLLAEHLPDVLCVRAAVLNR from the coding sequence ATGACCGACGTGGTACTGCTCGCGGGAACCCGCAAGGGACTGTTCATCGGCCGCCGGGACTCCGGCGGCACCTGGGAGTTCGACGAGCCGCACTTCAACGCCCAGGCGGTCTCGGCCGTCGCCATCGACCGGCGCCGCGGCGCGCCCCGGCTCCTGGTCGCCGGCGACAGCACCCACTGGGGACCGTCCGTGTTCAGCTCCGACGACCTGGGAGCGACCTGGCGGGAGCCCGCCGCGGCCGCGGTGAAGTTCCCCGAGGACACCGGAGCCTCCCTGGAGCGGGTCTGGCAGCTCCATCCGGCCGGCCCCGAGGCGCCCGGCGTGGTCTACGCGGGCACCGAACCGGCCGCCCTGTTCCGCTCGGCCGACCACGGCGAGTCCTTCGAACTGGTCCGCCCCCTGTGGGAGCACCCGACCCGGGACAAGTGGGTCCCGGGCGGCGGTGGCGAGGGCCTGCACACGGTGATCACCGACCCGGGCGACCCGGACCTGGTCACGGTGGCGGTCTCCACGGCCGGGGTCTTCCGGACCACGGACGGCGGGGCGAGCTGGGCCCCGTCCAACCACGGGGTCTCGGCGGTGTTCCTGCCCGATCCGGACCCCGAGTTCGGCCAGTGCGTGCACAAGATCGCCCAGGACGCCGGGGACACCGGCCGGCTGTACCTGCAGAACCACTGGGGCGTCTACCGCAGCGACGACGCCGGGGCCCGCTGGACGGACATCGGCGACGGCCTGCCCTCCGACTTCGGCTTCGCGGTGGCCGCGCACCCGCACCGGCCGGGCACCGCCTACGTCTTCCCGCTCAACGCCGACATCGACCGCGTCCCCGCGGAGCACCGCTGCCGGGTCTTCCGGACCCGGGACGCGGGTACGACCTGGGAGCCCCTGACGAAGGGCCTCCCGGCCGGGGACCACTACGGCACGGTGCTGCGCGACGCGCTCTGCACGGACGACGCGGACCCGGCCGGGATCTATTTCGGCAACCGCAACGGCGAGCTGTACGCCAGCCAGGACGACGGGGACAGCTGGCAGTTGCTGGCCGAGCACCTCCCCGACGTCCTGTGCGTACGGGCCGCCGTGCTGAACCGCTAG
- a CDS encoding vWA domain-containing protein yields the protein MEPVEDRTPGILRTPSTPSTPSTPSTPSTPRTPGTSHRDRPARRRTHGRLTAALLAGGLLLAGCGSGGSNRSADGEWKGGDAGPRPSATRPGGESTEGESDGRRPTGPPADYLSTFALDVDTASYGYARRTLADGKLPDPATVRPEEFVNSFRQDYQEPDGDGFSVTVDGARTNETNWSLVRVGLATRVGNGGADGAEARPPAALTFVVDVSGSMAEPGRLDLVRSSMKLMTDQLREDDSVAVVTFSGKAQTRLPMTRVEGHRERIQEVVGALRTADSTNVEAGVVRGYEVAVESLRPGATNRVVLLSDALANNGATSADTILNRIGEARTKHGITLFGVGVGSEFNDAFMEQLADRGDGHTTYVSDAEGARKVFCEDLPAQVQLRARDAKAQVAFDPQTVERFRLIGYDDRRVADGDFRNDTVDGGEVGSGHTVTALYAVRLRPGATGHLATATVRWLDPRTRAPHEESGKIEAAALSGDVWTAASTRFQVTAVAAYFASALRERDGGWERVPGAAPLGSLAGHADRLAGSTEDPAVRQLAQAVHQARALTG from the coding sequence ATGGAGCCCGTCGAGGACCGCACGCCCGGCATACTTCGCACGCCCAGTACGCCCAGCACGCCCAGCACGCCCAGCACGCCCAGCACGCCCCGTACCCCCGGCACGTCCCACAGGGACCGCCCGGCCCGGCGGAGAACCCACGGCAGACTGACCGCCGCGCTCCTAGCCGGCGGCCTCCTGCTGGCCGGCTGCGGAAGCGGCGGTTCGAACCGCAGCGCCGACGGGGAGTGGAAGGGCGGCGACGCAGGACCGCGGCCGTCCGCCACCCGCCCCGGCGGAGAAAGCACGGAAGGCGAGAGCGACGGGCGGCGCCCCACCGGACCGCCCGCCGACTACCTCTCCACCTTCGCGCTCGACGTGGACACCGCCAGCTACGGGTACGCCCGCCGCACCCTCGCGGACGGCAAGCTCCCCGACCCCGCCACCGTGCGCCCCGAGGAGTTCGTCAACAGCTTCCGGCAGGACTACCAGGAGCCCGACGGCGACGGCTTCTCCGTCACCGTGGACGGGGCCCGCACCAATGAGACGAACTGGTCCCTGGTCCGGGTGGGCCTCGCCACCCGCGTCGGGAACGGCGGGGCGGACGGCGCCGAGGCCCGGCCGCCCGCGGCGCTCACCTTCGTCGTGGACGTCTCCGGTTCCATGGCCGAGCCCGGCCGCCTCGACCTCGTCCGCAGCTCCATGAAGCTGATGACCGACCAGCTGCGCGAAGACGACTCGGTCGCCGTCGTCACCTTCAGCGGGAAGGCCCAGACCCGGCTGCCGATGACCCGCGTCGAGGGCCACCGCGAGCGGATCCAGGAGGTCGTCGGCGCGCTGCGCACCGCCGACTCGACCAACGTGGAGGCCGGGGTCGTCCGCGGGTACGAGGTCGCGGTCGAGTCGCTGCGGCCCGGCGCCACCAACCGGGTCGTCCTGCTGTCCGACGCCCTGGCCAACAACGGCGCCACTTCCGCCGACACCATCCTGAACCGGATCGGCGAAGCCCGGACCAAGCACGGCATCACCCTGTTCGGCGTGGGCGTGGGCAGCGAGTTCAACGACGCCTTCATGGAACAGCTCGCCGACCGGGGCGACGGACACACCACTTACGTCTCCGACGCGGAGGGCGCCCGCAAGGTGTTCTGCGAGGACCTCCCGGCGCAGGTGCAGCTGCGGGCCCGCGACGCCAAGGCGCAGGTCGCCTTCGACCCGCAGACCGTCGAACGGTTCCGGCTGATCGGCTACGACGACCGCCGCGTCGCCGACGGCGACTTCAGGAACGACACCGTGGACGGGGGAGAGGTCGGCTCCGGCCACACCGTGACCGCCCTGTACGCGGTACGGCTGCGCCCCGGCGCCACCGGACACCTGGCGACGGCGACGGTGCGCTGGCTGGACCCGCGTACCCGGGCGCCGCACGAGGAGTCCGGCAAGATCGAGGCGGCGGCCCTGTCCGGCGACGTGTGGACCGCGGCGTCCACGCGCTTCCAGGTCACCGCGGTGGCGGCCTACTTCGCCTCGGCCCTGCGCGAGCGCGACGGCGGCTGGGAGCGGGTGCCGGGCGCCGCCCCGCTGGGGAGCCTGGCCGGGCACGCGGACCGGCTGGCCGGGAGCACCGAGGATCCGGCCGTACGCCAGCTGGCGCAAGCCGTGCACCAGGCCCGCGCGCTCACCGGCTGA
- a CDS encoding dihydrofolate reductase family protein — protein sequence MGLIHIEMFATLDLVGQAPGGPDEDPVGFPFGGWQAPLLDEVTGAQVAAAYEGTDALLLGRRTYDIFAAYWPHQKGGEDGEIATLFNSVPKYVASRGKPDLSWAGSTRLGPDLADAVREIRDRHEHVKVVGSLNLVQTLLREKLFDRLDLWVHPIVLGVGKKVFDDGAVPTNLELLAPPATGTKGTVYLRYGLAGGTPATGDMSAPGRGVENDT from the coding sequence ATGGGCCTCATCCACATCGAAATGTTCGCGACCCTCGACCTCGTCGGGCAGGCGCCCGGCGGCCCCGACGAGGACCCGGTGGGGTTCCCGTTCGGCGGCTGGCAGGCGCCCCTGCTGGACGAGGTCACGGGAGCGCAGGTCGCGGCCGCTTACGAGGGCACGGACGCCCTGCTGCTGGGACGGCGGACGTACGACATCTTCGCCGCCTACTGGCCCCACCAGAAGGGCGGCGAGGACGGCGAGATCGCCACCCTCTTCAACAGCGTCCCGAAGTACGTGGCCTCGCGCGGCAAGCCCGACCTCTCGTGGGCCGGCTCCACCCGGCTGGGCCCGGACCTCGCCGACGCGGTGCGCGAGATCCGTGACCGGCACGAGCACGTGAAGGTCGTAGGCAGCCTGAACCTCGTCCAGACGCTCCTGCGCGAGAAGCTCTTCGACCGCCTCGACCTCTGGGTGCACCCGATCGTGCTCGGCGTCGGGAAGAAGGTGTTCGACGACGGCGCCGTGCCCACCAACCTCGAGCTCCTCGCACCCCCGGCCACCGGCACCAAGGGGACCGTGTACCTGCGCTACGGGCTCGCGGGCGGCACTCCCGCGACGGGCGACATGAGCGCCCCAGGTCGCGGCGTCGAAAACGACACCTGA